In the Phaeobacter gallaeciensis genome, one interval contains:
- a CDS encoding glycoside hydrolase family 26 protein — MKRFKPVSRARRILAAIAIAGSPLILSAAPLPPGNMPYGAFDPEGDYSDEPDAVIEHVFLPWEDVSLISLLDADEYALERGRALMVTIEPWTWTVDERNTPEFLRNGILNGYYDANMRGICQVLKDLQSPISVRWAHEMERNEGQFIWSDWDPEDYITSYKRMIDICRDQAPDITVVWSPAGDDGLEDYYPGDDYVDIVGLSIFGLEQWEIDILGGARKYQQWLDETYARVEVFGKPVIVAELGFVGSAAYVAQWEGEVRQPQPDKPLLSGVVYFNQKEVYPWPDGYGLPDWRLENRVIGDDQEVGN; from the coding sequence ATGAAACGTTTCAAACCAGTCTCTCGCGCGAGGCGCATACTTGCTGCGATTGCAATCGCGGGATCTCCCCTCATCCTGTCCGCTGCGCCTCTTCCTCCCGGCAACATGCCCTATGGCGCATTTGACCCTGAGGGAGATTATAGCGACGAACCCGATGCGGTGATTGAGCATGTCTTCCTGCCCTGGGAGGACGTGTCGCTGATTTCCCTTCTGGATGCCGATGAATATGCGCTGGAACGCGGGCGCGCCCTGATGGTCACGATCGAACCCTGGACCTGGACCGTGGACGAACGCAACACACCGGAATTTCTGCGCAATGGCATCCTGAATGGCTATTATGACGCCAACATGCGCGGCATCTGCCAAGTGCTCAAGGACCTGCAAAGCCCGATCTCTGTGCGGTGGGCGCATGAAATGGAGCGCAACGAAGGCCAATTCATTTGGTCAGATTGGGATCCGGAAGACTATATCACCTCGTACAAGCGAATGATTGACATCTGCCGTGATCAGGCCCCGGACATCACTGTTGTCTGGTCGCCCGCAGGGGATGACGGGCTGGAGGATTATTACCCCGGTGACGACTACGTTGATATTGTAGGCCTGTCGATTTTCGGTCTCGAGCAATGGGAGATCGATATTCTCGGCGGCGCGCGCAAGTACCAACAGTGGCTGGACGAAACCTATGCTCGTGTAGAAGTTTTCGGCAAGCCGGTCATCGTTGCAGAGCTTGGCTTTGTCGGCAGCGCCGCCTACGTGGCGCAATGGGAAGGGGAAGTTCGGCAACCACAGCCCGACAAACCGCTGTTGTCCGGTGTGGTCTACTTCAACCAGAAAGAGGTCTACCCCTGGCCAGATGGATATGGCTTGCCGGATTGGCGCCTGGAAAACCGAGTGATCGGCGACGATCAGGAGGTTGGCAACTAG
- a CDS encoding glycosyltransferase has product MSQRDPRYRNVSRIIVGRNRVLFWALLGIWAGATLWFWTWWFSPEHIASPWRFALVTGLLGWLSFLQCYFVYFALRAVRSCAPDPEPGQFRVAMIVTKTPSEPFAVVQATLEAMLAQDYPHDTWLADEDPSADTIDWCARHGVKISSRKGVEEYHQATWPRRTRCKEGNLAYFYDHWGYAEYDIVSQLDSDHVPQPGYLREMLRPFADADVGYVSAPSICASNASRNWAARTRLHTEGAFHGVLQAGYTAGFAPMCIGSHYAVRTRALQEAGGLGPELAEDHSTTMLINAAGWRGVHALDAIAIGDGPATVADLATQEFQWSRSLVTLLLVHTPHYLRQLPLRLKWQFLFCQMLYPIFGVTFLLMYLLPILAVVFDVRYAEITFPQYLLHAVPQIAALLLLASALRRLKVFRPVDAPLISWERTLFLMLQWPWVLWGCISALRDSLTGRFVDFRITPKGNTGPTRLPVKVWAVYAILALGCILPVLLAEHLEQAQGFYLLTLFSGSLYTATLTVTVLRHFYENGWPVRLQWRDVVVQTGVVATTATLLFSAFTIRAAESAYALSIGLKSVQIVDVQVNVAGAGSAHRDPFGYRFNFDWGDERTPAW; this is encoded by the coding sequence ATGTCGCAGCGTGACCCCCGATATCGCAACGTGTCCCGTATAATCGTGGGACGCAATCGAGTCCTGTTCTGGGCCCTGCTGGGGATATGGGCGGGCGCGACCCTGTGGTTCTGGACATGGTGGTTCTCGCCTGAGCACATCGCATCACCCTGGCGGTTTGCCCTTGTGACCGGGCTGCTGGGCTGGCTGAGCTTCCTGCAATGCTATTTCGTCTATTTCGCGTTGCGCGCAGTTCGCTCCTGCGCGCCCGATCCAGAGCCTGGGCAATTCCGCGTGGCCATGATCGTGACCAAGACGCCCTCAGAACCGTTCGCGGTTGTGCAGGCCACGCTTGAGGCGATGCTGGCGCAGGATTATCCGCATGACACCTGGCTCGCGGATGAAGACCCCAGCGCCGACACCATAGATTGGTGCGCCCGTCACGGCGTGAAGATTTCCAGCCGCAAAGGAGTGGAAGAGTATCATCAGGCAACCTGGCCAAGACGCACACGCTGCAAGGAAGGCAATCTTGCCTATTTCTACGATCACTGGGGCTACGCGGAATACGATATCGTAAGCCAGCTAGACTCCGATCACGTGCCGCAACCGGGCTACCTGCGCGAAATGTTGCGCCCCTTTGCAGATGCGGATGTGGGCTATGTCAGCGCCCCATCCATCTGTGCGTCAAACGCCTCCCGCAACTGGGCGGCGCGCACGCGTCTCCACACCGAAGGAGCGTTTCACGGGGTGCTGCAGGCGGGCTATACCGCCGGGTTTGCACCGATGTGTATCGGATCCCACTACGCCGTGCGGACCCGTGCCTTGCAGGAGGCTGGCGGATTGGGGCCTGAGCTGGCCGAGGATCATTCCACAACAATGCTGATCAATGCGGCAGGCTGGCGGGGGGTGCATGCGCTGGATGCGATTGCCATCGGCGACGGCCCGGCAACGGTGGCCGATCTTGCGACCCAGGAGTTCCAGTGGTCCCGCAGCCTGGTGACCCTGTTGCTGGTGCATACGCCGCACTATCTGCGACAACTGCCACTGCGGCTGAAATGGCAGTTCCTGTTCTGCCAGATGCTCTATCCCATCTTCGGCGTGACTTTCTTGCTGATGTACCTGCTGCCCATTCTCGCGGTTGTGTTCGATGTCCGTTACGCGGAAATCACGTTTCCTCAGTACCTGCTCCACGCGGTGCCACAGATCGCAGCCTTGCTGCTGCTGGCAAGCGCCCTGCGGCGGCTGAAGGTTTTCCGCCCCGTGGATGCCCCCCTTATCAGCTGGGAACGGACCCTGTTCCTGATGCTGCAATGGCCCTGGGTATTGTGGGGATGCATTTCGGCCCTACGAGACAGCCTAACAGGGCGCTTTGTCGATTTCCGGATCACCCCCAAGGGCAATACCGGGCCAACCCGTTTGCCGGTCAAGGTCTGGGCGGTCTATGCGATTCTGGCTTTAGGGTGTATCCTACCGGTATTGCTGGCGGAACATCTGGAACAGGCGCAGGGTTTTTATCTCCTGACGTTGTTTTCCGGGAGCCTTTATACCGCCACGCTGACCGTGACGGTGTTGAGACATTTTTACGAGAACGGATGGCCCGTCAGATTACAGTGGCGGGATGTTGTAGTGCAGACGGGGGTCGTGGCGACCACAGCGACATTGCTGTTCAGCGCCTTTACGATCCGCGCAGCAGAAAGCGCCTATGCCCTGTCGATTGGCCTTAAATCGGTGCAAATCGTCGACGTGCAGGTCAACGTCGCAGGGGCTGGCAGCGCACATCGAGATCCGTTTGGATATAGGTTTAATTTTGACTGGGGTGATGAACGCACCCCAGCGTGGTGA
- the galE gene encoding UDP-glucose 4-epimerase GalE has protein sequence MTQASSILVTGGAGFIGSHSCKALKMAGYLPVVFDNLSTGHAEAVRFGPFVKGDIRDQDAVAAAISKHKITAILHFAASAYVGESVQHPNAYYDNNVGGMISLLKAASATGIKRIVFSSSCATYGVPETLPIIETTPQRPINPYGRTKLIGEQMLEDLAHVTDLTFACLRYFNAAGADPEGELGEQHDPETHLVPLALMAASGRREVLSIFGDDYPTPDGTCIRDYIHVADLARAHVLALQHLMQGKPSIKLNLGSGRGHSILEIVRAIEAKTGRKLPIRIEPRRAGDPPSLTADPSRAAEVLGFRAELSSLDQIIEDAAPWFGLKCNVAA, from the coding sequence ATGACCCAAGCTTCCTCAATCCTTGTTACGGGCGGCGCCGGGTTTATCGGCTCGCATAGCTGCAAGGCCTTGAAAATGGCAGGGTATCTTCCCGTTGTCTTTGACAATCTATCCACCGGGCACGCAGAGGCCGTTCGCTTTGGCCCCTTCGTAAAGGGCGATATACGCGACCAGGATGCGGTTGCGGCCGCGATCTCAAAGCACAAGATCACCGCGATTTTGCATTTTGCAGCCTCCGCCTATGTTGGAGAGAGCGTCCAGCACCCGAACGCCTATTACGACAACAACGTCGGCGGCATGATCTCCTTGCTGAAGGCTGCAAGCGCGACCGGCATCAAGCGGATTGTATTCTCCTCAAGCTGTGCCACCTACGGTGTGCCGGAGACATTGCCGATCATCGAGACAACGCCGCAACGGCCGATCAATCCATATGGCCGGACCAAGCTGATTGGCGAGCAGATGCTGGAAGATCTCGCCCATGTGACGGATCTGACATTTGCCTGCCTGCGCTACTTCAATGCGGCGGGGGCAGATCCCGAAGGCGAGCTGGGCGAGCAACATGATCCCGAAACCCACCTTGTCCCCCTTGCTCTGATGGCAGCGTCGGGGCGACGCGAGGTCCTTTCGATCTTTGGGGATGACTATCCGACACCCGATGGGACCTGCATTCGCGATTATATTCACGTGGCGGATCTGGCCAGGGCGCATGTTCTGGCCCTGCAGCACCTGATGCAGGGAAAGCCATCGATCAAGCTGAACCTCGGCAGCGGCAGGGGGCATTCGATCCTTGAAATCGTGCGCGCCATCGAGGCCAAGACTGGCCGGAAGTTGCCCATCCGGATCGAACCTCGTCGCGCCGGTGATCCGCCGTCGTTGACTGCAGACCCTTCCCGCGCCGCCGAGGTGCTGGGGTTTCGGGCCGAGCTGTCTTCGCTGGACCAGATCATTGAAGATGCGGCCCCGTGGTTCGGGCTGAAATGCAATGTCGCAGCGTGA
- a CDS encoding UDP-glucuronic acid decarboxylase family protein produces MPRVVTRNHKVILIAGGAGFVGSNLCRRLIDEGHEIICVDNFQTGNRCNIAPFLQHRHFRLIQHDICDPLDISGPVDEIYNMACAASPDRYQEGPVHTCKTCFLGALNLLELARRKKARILQSSTSEVYGDPEISLQDESYRGCVNTCGPRACYDEGKRVAETLFWEYGAHNGVETRIARIFNTYGPNMDPADGRVVSNFIVQALKGEDLTVYGTGLQTRSFCYVSDLVDGLIRLMASDEKMPVNLGNPGEFTMLELAEKVVKMVRSRAGVTFRPLPQDDPRQRKPNITRAKTILGWSPKVNLDEGLAATIEWYRERLAADQEAEAPAGQ; encoded by the coding sequence ATGCCGCGTGTCGTTACACGAAATCATAAAGTTATCCTTATTGCCGGCGGGGCCGGTTTTGTAGGATCAAACCTGTGCAGACGTTTGATTGATGAAGGACACGAAATTATCTGCGTCGATAATTTCCAAACTGGAAACAGATGCAACATTGCACCGTTTTTACAGCATCGTCATTTCCGCCTCATCCAGCATGATATCTGTGATCCGTTAGATATATCAGGGCCTGTAGATGAAATTTACAACATGGCCTGTGCTGCCTCACCGGACAGATATCAAGAAGGCCCGGTCCATACCTGCAAAACCTGTTTTCTGGGTGCGCTCAATTTGCTTGAGCTGGCCCGCCGCAAGAAGGCGCGGATATTGCAGTCCTCCACCTCGGAGGTCTATGGCGATCCGGAAATTTCCCTGCAGGATGAAAGCTACCGCGGCTGCGTCAACACCTGCGGCCCCCGCGCCTGCTATGACGAAGGCAAGCGCGTGGCGGAAACATTGTTCTGGGAATATGGCGCCCACAATGGGGTTGAAACGCGGATTGCACGGATCTTCAACACCTATGGTCCCAACATGGACCCCGCAGACGGGCGGGTTGTGTCAAACTTCATCGTGCAGGCCCTGAAAGGCGAGGATCTGACCGTCTATGGCACCGGCTTGCAAACCCGCTCTTTCTGCTACGTGAGCGATCTTGTGGATGGGTTGATCCGTCTGATGGCTTCGGATGAGAAGATGCCCGTGAACCTGGGGAACCCCGGTGAATTCACCATGCTGGAGTTGGCCGAAAAGGTCGTCAAAATGGTGCGGTCGCGGGCAGGTGTCACGTTCCGGCCGCTGCCGCAGGACGATCCCAGACAACGCAAACCCAATATTACCCGCGCCAAGACGATCTTGGGCTGGTCGCCAAAGGTGAACCTCGACGAGGGGCTAGCAGCCACAATCGAGTGGTACCGTGAGCGATTGGCGGCAGATCAGGAAGCGGAGGCACCAGCAGGACAATGA
- a CDS encoding peptidase, translating into MTYCVAMRLNHSLIFMSDTRTNAGVDNFASTRKMFTFGVPGERSITIMTAGNLATTQALISLLRERTEAADDRDPGILNQPTMFQVARLVGSTLREVISYSTPEGQQSSDAFSASVIVGGQIKGGAPTVFLVYPEGNFIEISEDTPFFQIGETKYGKPILVRAFGPEMSTEDALKLLLVSFDSTVKSNLSVAPPFDVHVYDNDSFDQTSISRIEIDDPAYQAISSGWGQALKEALDGLPAYKI; encoded by the coding sequence ATGACTTACTGCGTGGCGATGCGGCTGAACCATAGCCTTATTTTCATGTCGGATACGCGCACCAATGCGGGTGTCGATAACTTTGCCTCCACGCGCAAGATGTTCACGTTCGGCGTCCCGGGGGAGCGCAGCATAACGATCATGACGGCGGGCAACCTTGCAACAACACAGGCCCTGATCAGCCTGCTGCGCGAACGTACCGAAGCCGCCGATGACCGTGATCCCGGAATTCTGAACCAGCCCACCATGTTCCAGGTGGCCCGTCTGGTCGGCTCGACCCTACGCGAGGTGATTTCCTACAGCACCCCTGAGGGGCAGCAATCGTCGGATGCCTTCAGCGCCTCTGTCATCGTCGGCGGCCAGATCAAAGGCGGCGCGCCCACGGTGTTCCTTGTCTACCCCGAAGGCAATTTCATCGAGATTTCCGAAGACACGCCATTTTTCCAGATTGGTGAAACCAAATACGGCAAACCCATCCTCGTGCGGGCCTTCGGACCGGAAATGTCGACAGAAGACGCGCTGAAGCTTTTGCTGGTTTCATTCGATTCAACCGTCAAATCAAACCTCTCCGTCGCACCGCCGTTTGATGTGCACGTGTATGACAACGACAGCTTTGATCAGACAAGTATTTCCCGGATTGAAATCGACGATCCGGCCTATCAGGCGATTTCATCGGGCTGGGGACAAGCGCTGAAAGAGGCCTTGGACGGGTTGCCTGCCTACAAGATCTAA
- a CDS encoding transglutaminase family protein: MRIKIAHNTTYIYDHPVSGALQQVRLQPVDGPLQQVRNWDIDVEHGSVAASYRDHHGNRVSLICADEGATGLTITARGEVDTEDKAGVLGPVYGRAPLWYFQQSTALTKAGPLIKAIADGVPDQGSELEKMHLLSAAVLGAVPYTLNETHTETKAEEAAGQGSGVCQDHANIFISAARLLGFPARYVSGYLVMDDRIDQDASHAWAEAHITGLGWVGFDVSNQISPDERYVRLAIGRDAHDAAPISGLRIGHGEESLIVSLQVQQ, from the coding sequence ATGCGCATCAAGATCGCCCATAACACCACCTACATCTACGATCATCCCGTCTCCGGCGCCCTGCAACAGGTTCGATTGCAACCTGTCGACGGTCCCCTGCAACAGGTCAGGAACTGGGACATCGATGTGGAGCACGGCAGCGTTGCGGCAAGCTATCGTGACCATCACGGTAACCGCGTCAGCCTGATCTGCGCAGACGAAGGGGCAACCGGGTTGACCATCACCGCCCGCGGCGAGGTGGACACCGAGGACAAAGCCGGGGTGCTTGGCCCTGTCTATGGCCGCGCCCCGCTTTGGTATTTCCAGCAATCCACCGCTTTGACCAAGGCTGGCCCGCTGATCAAAGCGATCGCAGATGGCGTGCCGGACCAGGGGAGCGAGCTGGAAAAGATGCACCTGCTGTCCGCGGCCGTCCTTGGCGCCGTGCCCTATACGCTCAATGAAACCCATACCGAAACCAAGGCGGAAGAGGCTGCGGGTCAGGGCAGCGGTGTCTGCCAGGATCACGCGAATATCTTCATTTCCGCGGCTCGCCTGCTGGGGTTTCCGGCGCGCTACGTCAGCGGGTATCTGGTCATGGACGACCGGATCGATCAGGATGCCAGCCACGCCTGGGCTGAAGCCCATATCACGGGGCTGGGATGGGTCGGCTTTGACGTCTCTAACCAGATCTCACCGGACGAGCGCTATGTGCGGCTTGCCATTGGACGCGACGCCCATGATGCTGCGCCGATCTCAGGCCTGCGGATAGGGCACGGTGAGGAGTCACTCATTGTATCTTTACAGGTGCAGCAGTAA
- a CDS encoding alpha-E domain-containing protein: protein MLGKTAGGLYWMFRGLERAENTARLIEAGFRIALTRSTDPASDWRSIIVAAAQKQGFDARHLEYTSQNVSDYLLREPSNPSSVLSVIKAARDNARLVRTALTTEVWIAVNETWMVLTDLLKTPVSEADLPQTLEAIRHQSALVRGALHGTMLRNDPYNFCRLGTFIERADSTARIVNVKYHALLPSPSFVGSRLDNVQWEMILRSVSAHRSFRHAFDDDFNAASIAEFLLLDERFPRSLAFCACNITSNLAALCPTGGEESGSLKAARALQARLQHRDIGSIFEDGLHEFISQSIIDIADIGTRIEQEYRFIS, encoded by the coding sequence ATGCTGGGAAAAACTGCAGGCGGTCTTTACTGGATGTTCCGCGGGCTTGAACGGGCCGAAAACACCGCACGTCTGATCGAAGCGGGGTTTCGTATTGCCCTGACGCGCTCCACGGATCCAGCATCGGACTGGCGGTCGATCATTGTTGCCGCAGCGCAAAAACAGGGCTTTGACGCAAGGCATCTCGAATACACCAGCCAGAACGTCAGCGATTATTTGCTGCGGGAGCCAAGCAACCCAAGCTCGGTCCTGTCGGTGATCAAGGCAGCGCGAGACAATGCGCGACTTGTCCGCACCGCATTGACCACCGAAGTCTGGATTGCCGTGAACGAAACCTGGATGGTGCTGACGGATCTTCTTAAAACACCTGTGTCCGAGGCGGACCTGCCGCAGACGCTTGAAGCGATCCGGCATCAATCTGCCCTTGTGCGCGGGGCCTTGCACGGCACCATGCTGCGTAATGATCCCTACAATTTCTGCCGTCTTGGCACCTTTATCGAAAGGGCGGACAGCACCGCGCGGATTGTGAATGTGAAGTATCACGCACTTCTGCCATCGCCATCATTCGTCGGAAGCAGGCTCGATAATGTGCAGTGGGAAATGATCTTGCGCTCGGTCTCGGCGCACCGGTCCTTTCGGCACGCGTTTGACGATGATTTCAACGCTGCCAGCATCGCAGAGTTTCTTTTGCTCGACGAACGCTTCCCCCGTTCACTGGCGTTCTGTGCCTGCAACATCACCTCGAATCTTGCGGCCCTCTGTCCGACCGGAGGCGAGGAAAGTGGCAGTCTGAAAGCCGCGCGTGCCTTGCAGGCACGGTTGCAGCACCGCGACATCGGATCCATCTTCGAAGACGGGCTTCACGAGTTCATATCGCAATCGATCATCGATATCGCCGACATCGGTACGAGGATCGAACAAGAATACAGGTTCATCAGTTAG
- a CDS encoding circularly permuted type 2 ATP-grasp protein — translation MTSEDKFFDEMCRSNGVRGPYDRYHTWFNQQDVVRLAQKSEEAERFFRRTGITFNVYGQDDAEERLIPFDLIPRILSNREWTTLARGVDQRVRAINAFLHDIYNRQEILRAGIVPISVIAQNDAFLPQMIDFTPAGGVYTHIVGTDIVRTGENEFFVLEDNARTPSGVSYMLENRETMLQMFPELFSQIKVQRVSDYPKNLRASLEASAPPNCEGRPFVVVLTPGIHNSAYYEHSFLADQMGVELVEGHDLRIIDGRIKVRTTRGYRTVDVIYRRVDDDFLDPLTFNPQSMLGVPGIMDIYRAGNITIANAPGTGVADDKAIYSYMPEIIEFYTGEKAILKNVETHRCSEPDSLKYVLDNLSDLVVKEVHGSGGYGMLVGPAASKKEIEAFREKLIARPANYIAQPTLSLSTVPIFTEKGLAPRHVDLRPFALVSPKEINITPGGLTRVALTEGSLVVNSSQGGGTKDTWVLES, via the coding sequence ATGACGAGTGAAGATAAATTTTTCGACGAAATGTGTCGCTCAAACGGTGTGCGGGGTCCCTACGACCGCTACCATACATGGTTCAACCAGCAGGATGTTGTGCGCCTTGCCCAAAAATCCGAAGAGGCGGAGCGATTTTTCCGACGCACCGGCATTACATTCAATGTCTATGGTCAGGATGATGCGGAAGAACGTCTGATCCCCTTTGACCTGATACCGAGGATCCTTTCGAACCGGGAGTGGACCACTCTGGCCCGGGGTGTTGATCAGCGGGTGCGGGCGATCAATGCCTTTCTGCACGATATCTATAACCGGCAGGAAATCCTGCGGGCGGGCATCGTGCCGATCTCTGTAATTGCGCAAAACGATGCCTTCCTGCCGCAGATGATCGACTTTACCCCCGCTGGCGGCGTCTACACCCATATCGTCGGCACCGACATCGTGCGCACGGGCGAGAACGAGTTCTTCGTTCTGGAAGACAATGCAAGGACGCCCTCCGGAGTCAGCTACATGCTGGAAAACCGCGAGACGATGCTGCAGATGTTCCCGGAGCTGTTCAGCCAGATCAAGGTGCAGCGGGTCAGCGACTACCCCAAGAACCTGCGCGCCTCGCTTGAAGCTTCGGCGCCGCCGAATTGCGAAGGGCGTCCCTTTGTTGTGGTGCTAACGCCGGGCATTCACAACTCGGCCTATTACGAGCACAGCTTTCTCGCAGATCAGATGGGGGTCGAACTGGTCGAGGGGCACGACCTGCGCATAATCGACGGGCGGATCAAGGTCCGCACTACACGCGGATATCGCACCGTCGATGTGATCTATCGCCGTGTCGATGATGATTTCCTTGATCCGCTGACCTTCAACCCCCAGTCCATGCTGGGCGTGCCGGGCATCATGGATATCTATCGCGCGGGCAACATCACCATAGCCAACGCGCCGGGCACGGGGGTGGCTGATGACAAGGCAATCTACAGCTACATGCCCGAGATCATTGAATTCTATACCGGCGAAAAAGCGATCCTGAAGAACGTGGAGACGCATCGCTGCTCTGAGCCGGACAGTCTGAAATACGTGCTGGATAACCTTTCCGACCTGGTGGTGAAGGAGGTGCACGGATCGGGCGGCTACGGCATGCTGGTTGGCCCCGCGGCCAGCAAGAAGGAAATCGAAGCCTTCCGGGAAAAACTGATCGCGCGCCCGGCCAACTATATTGCCCAGCCCACGCTGAGCCTGTCGACCGTGCCGATTTTCACTGAAAAGGGCCTGGCCCCGCGCCATGTCGACCTGCGGCCCTTTGCGCTGGTTTCGCCCAAGGAGATCAACATTACGCCGGGCGGTCTTACCCGCGTTGCCCTGACCGAGGGCAGCCTTGTGGTCAATTCAAGCCAGGGCGGCGGTACCAAAGACACCTGGGTCCTGGAGAGCTGA
- a CDS encoding pyridoxamine 5'-phosphate oxidase family protein, whose amino-acid sequence MSSSVSNVSSPFHEGEQEMQRRTGKRAAMEVFGRRVIRPFMPDQHREFYAQLPFIAAGAVDAEGWPWATLLTGAPGFIHSPDAEHLTISLSAAEGDPVHSELRTGARLGLLGIELHSRRRNRVNGRIASLSEKALTLKVDQSFGNCPQYIQLRQLEAADIRDVRRQSEPIKDLQGRVRSLIEAADTFFVSSHIPAGDTPEREGVDVSHRGGRPGFIHVEGNTLTIPEFPGNNYYNTLGNFLLNPRAGLLIPDFATGTLLQLTGTVELLEADDPVISSFQGAQRGWRFTFHHGLWTENALPFRAGQGAFSPNTLLTDTWTDADAREKAEEHRNAWRAFRVSRIKDESAEIRSFYLEPADGLPLLPFEAGQFLTLRVPLPGEDTPLLRNYTVSSAPGEPFYRISVKKEEQGRVSRHLHEKIQTGHQLEAKAPRGGFTLDASATRPAVLIAGGVGITPMVAMVRHALREGLRTRHRRQITVLHSARNTKVQAFARELNELAQASGGQIRYLPLVSEKPAKGAAKGPVWKTGVIDDDILRQALWLDDFDFHLCGPEGFMQAIYDSLLTLGVPDNRIFAEAFGPSSLVRKKATAPQPVEPAAEQAVVRFAKSGFEMPWQPEDGSLLEMAEAHGLTPEFSCRSGTCGMCSTRLKSGTTTYTTDPSITPPPGETLLCCSVPAKGSDTIELDL is encoded by the coding sequence ATGTCTTCTTCTGTCTCAAACGTATCTTCGCCCTTCCACGAAGGCGAACAGGAAATGCAGCGCCGCACAGGTAAACGCGCCGCCATGGAAGTCTTCGGCCGCCGGGTTATCCGCCCATTCATGCCAGATCAGCACCGGGAGTTTTACGCTCAGCTGCCCTTTATCGCGGCAGGTGCCGTTGATGCAGAGGGCTGGCCCTGGGCCACCCTGCTGACCGGTGCCCCGGGCTTCATCCACTCCCCCGACGCCGAGCATCTGACAATCAGCCTGTCCGCTGCTGAGGGCGACCCCGTTCATTCGGAATTGCGCACCGGGGCCCGGCTGGGCCTTTTGGGGATCGAACTGCACAGTCGCCGCCGCAACCGGGTCAATGGCCGCATCGCCTCCCTGTCCGAAAAGGCGCTCACCCTGAAGGTAGACCAGTCCTTCGGCAATTGCCCGCAGTATATCCAGCTTCGCCAGCTCGAAGCGGCAGACATCCGAGACGTCCGGCGTCAGTCAGAGCCGATCAAAGATCTGCAAGGACGCGTCCGGTCGCTGATCGAAGCCGCCGATACTTTCTTTGTCTCCAGCCATATCCCGGCAGGCGACACTCCTGAAAGAGAAGGGGTAGACGTCTCCCACCGCGGCGGTCGGCCCGGTTTCATCCACGTCGAAGGCAATACGCTGACCATTCCCGAATTTCCGGGGAACAACTACTACAACACGCTGGGAAATTTCCTGCTGAACCCGCGTGCTGGGCTGCTGATCCCGGATTTTGCGACCGGGACCCTGTTGCAGCTGACAGGAACCGTAGAGCTTCTGGAAGCGGATGATCCCGTCATCTCCTCCTTCCAAGGGGCGCAACGCGGCTGGCGCTTCACCTTCCATCATGGCCTCTGGACCGAGAATGCGCTGCCCTTCCGTGCAGGCCAAGGGGCCTTTTCCCCCAACACGCTGTTGACCGACACCTGGACCGATGCAGATGCGCGCGAAAAGGCCGAAGAGCACCGCAACGCTTGGCGCGCCTTCAGGGTGTCCCGCATCAAGGACGAAAGCGCGGAGATCCGGTCCTTCTACCTTGAACCGGCGGATGGCCTGCCGCTTCTGCCTTTCGAGGCCGGGCAGTTCCTGACCCTGCGGGTGCCGCTTCCCGGAGAGGACACCCCATTACTGCGCAACTACACCGTCTCTTCTGCGCCCGGGGAACCCTTCTACCGGATCTCGGTGAAGAAAGAGGAACAGGGTCGCGTCTCCCGCCACCTGCACGAAAAAATCCAGACTGGCCACCAGCTGGAGGCAAAGGCGCCGCGCGGCGGTTTCACGCTGGATGCCTCTGCCACACGCCCCGCAGTCCTGATCGCAGGCGGTGTCGGGATCACGCCGATGGTTGCTATGGTGCGTCATGCCCTGCGCGAAGGTCTGCGCACCCGGCATCGCCGCCAGATCACGGTGCTGCATTCCGCCCGCAACACCAAGGTCCAGGCCTTCGCACGAGAGTTGAATGAACTGGCGCAGGCTTCTGGCGGACAGATCCGCTACCTGCCGCTGGTGTCGGAAAAGCCCGCCAAGGGCGCTGCGAAAGGTCCGGTCTGGAAAACCGGCGTCATCGACGATGATATCCTGCGCCAGGCGCTGTGGCTCGACGATTTTGATTTCCACCTTTGTGGACCCGAAGGGTTCATGCAGGCGATTTATGACAGCCTTTTGACCTTGGGCGTCCCAGACAACCGCATCTTTGCCGAGGCGTTTGGCCCGTCATCGCTCGTCCGCAAGAAAGCCACCGCACCTCAGCCTGTGGAACCTGCCGCGGAGCAAGCGGTCGTGCGCTTTGCGAAATCCGGGTTTGAAATGCCATGGCAACCAGAAGACGGGTCCTTGCTGGAAATGGCCGAAGCCCATGGGCTGACGCCGGAATTTAGCTGCCGCTCGGGTACTTGCGGCATGTGCAGCACCCGGCTGAAAAGTGGCACCACCACCTATACAACGGACCCGTCTATCACCCCGCCGCCGGGTGAAACACTGCTCTGTTGCTCGGTTCCGGCCAAAGGCTCTGACACAATCGAGCTCGACTTGTGA